In Streptomyces sp. NBC_00448, the following are encoded in one genomic region:
- a CDS encoding NADP-dependent oxidoreductase translates to MRAVRFHRYGGTEVLDVEDVEPRALQPHDVLVRMRAAGINPGEAKIRSGELRERLPATFPSGQGSDLAGTVVGIGPDVTRWQVGDDVLGWSWERSSQAEYVAVPEDQLVAKPEGLAWEVAGALYVSGCTAYAAVAAVAPRPGETVVVSAASGGVGSIAVQLVRRAGADVVAVASARHQDWLEAHDATVVPYGEGVAERVRQAAGKAPDAFLDFYGGDYVRLAVDLGVPPDRINTIDYAAAATYGTRSDASAEGTKPEILAELAGLAATGALEVPISAVHPLAEVRQAFDQLEHAHPLGKIVLVP, encoded by the coding sequence ATGCGAGCCGTACGATTCCACCGTTACGGAGGCACCGAGGTGCTCGACGTCGAGGACGTCGAACCGCGAGCCCTCCAACCGCACGACGTGCTGGTCCGGATGCGCGCCGCGGGCATCAACCCGGGCGAGGCGAAGATCCGCAGCGGCGAGCTGCGCGAGCGCCTCCCGGCGACCTTCCCCTCCGGACAGGGCAGCGACCTGGCCGGCACCGTGGTGGGAATCGGCCCCGACGTCACCCGGTGGCAGGTCGGCGACGACGTCCTCGGCTGGTCCTGGGAGCGTTCCAGCCAGGCAGAGTACGTCGCCGTCCCCGAGGACCAGCTCGTCGCCAAGCCCGAGGGCCTGGCCTGGGAGGTCGCGGGCGCCCTGTACGTGTCCGGCTGCACCGCCTACGCGGCCGTCGCCGCCGTCGCCCCTCGACCGGGCGAGACCGTCGTCGTCAGCGCGGCCTCCGGGGGCGTGGGGAGCATCGCCGTCCAACTGGTGCGCCGCGCCGGCGCGGACGTGGTCGCCGTCGCCTCCGCCCGCCACCAGGACTGGCTGGAGGCCCACGACGCCACCGTCGTCCCGTACGGCGAGGGCGTCGCGGAGCGGGTGCGGCAGGCGGCCGGGAAGGCGCCGGACGCGTTCCTCGACTTCTACGGCGGCGACTACGTCCGCCTCGCCGTCGACCTCGGCGTCCCCCCGGACCGGATCAACACCATCGACTACGCGGCGGCCGCCACGTACGGGACCCGGTCGGACGCGAGCGCCGAGGGCACCAAACCCGAGATCCTCGCCGAACTCGCCGGGCTGGCGGCCACCGGGGCCCTGGAGGTCCCGATCAGCGCGGTCCACCCGCTGGCGGAGGTGCGGCAGGCGTTCGATCAGCTCGAACACGCCCACCCGCTCGGCAAGATCGTGCTCGTCCCCTGA
- a CDS encoding VOC family protein, whose amino-acid sequence MTSEHPSAPTAIAPAADAPRGAPCWANLTARDLQASEKFYGSVLGWEFRNTTLGDHFAVALSDGRPVAGIGAVATDLQIAVGWTPYFFVPQVDEAAGRIRERSATVALGPVAFASGRALVAADRDGAVFGVWDGRLPRGWETWHDQGPVVLRLRTRDAFEAAIFYGGVLQWADGSPDGCTVDYEHEEVVVRSGGAVVARLSSGAVEADPDPTVRPHWDVQFAVPDTGACVAAARGLGGTLIRQGSTHSGAYAELRDPDGGLFTVTTTRPPA is encoded by the coding sequence GTGACGAGCGAGCACCCATCAGCGCCCACCGCCATCGCGCCCGCCGCGGACGCGCCCCGCGGAGCCCCCTGCTGGGCCAACCTCACCGCGCGCGACCTCCAGGCGTCCGAGAAGTTCTACGGCAGCGTGCTGGGCTGGGAGTTCCGCAACACCACGCTCGGCGACCACTTCGCGGTCGCCCTCAGCGACGGCCGCCCGGTCGCGGGCATCGGCGCCGTCGCCACCGACCTCCAGATCGCGGTCGGCTGGACCCCGTACTTCTTCGTCCCCCAGGTGGACGAAGCCGCCGGCCGCATCCGCGAGCGCAGCGCGACCGTCGCGCTCGGACCGGTCGCGTTCGCCTCCGGCCGCGCCCTGGTCGCCGCCGACCGCGACGGCGCCGTCTTCGGCGTGTGGGACGGGCGGCTGCCCAGGGGCTGGGAGACCTGGCACGACCAGGGGCCGGTGGTGCTCCGGCTGCGTACCCGCGACGCCTTCGAGGCCGCGATCTTCTACGGCGGCGTCCTGCAGTGGGCCGACGGCAGCCCGGACGGCTGCACCGTCGACTACGAACACGAGGAGGTCGTCGTGCGCAGCGGCGGCGCCGTGGTCGCCCGGCTCAGCTCAGGGGCGGTCGAGGCCGACCCGGACCCGACGGTGCGGCCGCACTGGGACGTGCAGTTCGCCGTCCCGGACACCGGCGCCTGCGTGGCCGCCGCCCGCGGTCTCGGCGGCACCCTGATCCGCCAGGGCAGCACGCACTCCGGTGCCTACGCCGAACTGCGCGACCCCGACGGCGGCCTGTTCACCGTCACCACCACCCGGCCGCCGGCCTGA